tgttacggctctcgtttgtggaatgaccggaccaaggtgcagcgtggtaggcgtacatcattatttttattgatgacaccaaaagcaaaataacaacgagaaaaacgaaagcgcacagttctgtaaggcaaataaactatacagaaaacaagatcccaccaaacccaaaaggaaaatgacaacttatatatgatccccaatcagagacaacgatagacagctgcctctgattgggaaccatactcagccaaaaacacaaagaaatagaaaacatagattcccacccaagtcacaccctgacctaaccaaacatagagaataataaggatctctaaggtcagggcgtgacaacatgctCACGTGCCGCCATCACTTCCATAGATTTTTCACTAGAGGTGGATAAAGGTAGCTGAAGTTTGTAATGGCTGTTTGAAAACAACTGAACCATGGATTCGTGAAATACTCCTTTAAACactgcatatacactgagtgtacaaaactctttccatgacagattgaccaggtgaaagctacgatcccttacatatgtcccttgttaaatccacttcaatcggtgtagatgaaaaggaggagacaggttaaagaaggattttttagcctttagagaattgagacatggattgtgtatgtgccattcagagggtggacatacagccaacttgacacaactgtgggaagcattagagtcaacatgggcctgcatccctatggaacgctttcgacaccttgtagagtccatgctccgacaaattgaggctgttttgagggaaTCTCAATAGTaggaggtgttcttaatgtgttgtacactcagtgtatgtgcaactgTGCTGTGCTCACAGAACAGAATAAACCACTATGTGTGTACATGTGATATGATTATTGTTTGAGCTACTATGCTGGAACATGAAGGGTGGAATACCTTAGACTTCTGTTCAAGGATTAACACACATAGTTCTCCCAAAACATCAGGTGTCTAGAGTAGCAACCAGAGAGCaagggggaggaggtgagagaaagAATCTGATACAGTTGTACACACTTTTTCATTTCAAGCCTGTAAGTGACTAGTTCAATTTGATCATAATTGGAATTGATCCTGAACTTGAAAATATACGAGAGTGAGAAAACATTGAACATGCATCTTTTCCCTTCGGTgctttttttgtacctttatttaactttccTTTGATAATTTCATAATTCTAGTCTTACTCACCCGAAATGGCAGGTCTGCAGAAAAGTAGGATGAGCACACATCTTCAAGCTATGGGAGACAAGACAGGTGAGTGCTGTTATGAGAGGGGGAGTGAAAAATACACATCTCTTTGTTTCAAAGGAAAGCAACAACTCACAGTCTTAGTATGGGAAAAtgtagagacacagagagtgagagagagagagaaagagatgtgctGTAGTTCTGTGGCCTACCCGGTTGAGAAGCTGGTTCTGGTATATATTTGCTCTCTGCTGTTGTATTGGAACACCTTCCattgaaacagacagacacaacaatcATTACATCTCTATCATCGTATTGATGCTGTAGCAGTAAGGTGGTAGGAATGTGCAGATTGTGATTACACAGCCATAACAATCCACTTCCAGTGCATCACAGACATCAATTAATGCATTTTAACAACATAACATGAGGATGGGGAATTGGAGAGTGCATTGAAGCTTTCctacactcagaaaaaaagggttccaaaaggattcttcggWCATCcccatagaaccctttttggttccagatagaacccgttttggtttcaggtagaaccctctgtaaaaaggtttcttcaaagggttcccctatggggacagccgaataacccttttaggttttagataactttttttctaagagtgtatgttacGCTTTAATCATATCTGTTCATATTCAAAAACTCATAGTgaccaacaaattgaggctgtgcttctacatctgcattgcttgctgtttggggttttagactgggtttctgtacagcactttgtaacatcggcggatgtaaaaagggctttataaataaatacatttgattgatcgcTCAATGTCACAGAAAATAACCCTTAACAAATATAATTTCTCACGTCACTGAAGAGGGATTGACACAATTGCCATTGTAAATCTATTTGTTTCAATTATTTGTGATATTATTGCTGTTTGGAACCAAATCCAAGCCACTGTTAGGAGTCATTAAGATTTTGCCTGTTTGTCAAGGACACGGTTTGCCTGCATCAGATTAGGCTGACATGCCTCTGCCCCATGCAAGGCTGGGGGGTAATTGTAGTAGATTCAAGCTGTCAGTCATAGAACAAAGAAAGGAGttagaaagggagaagagagccATGCATGAGAGAGAATAGCGAGAGAGTGAAATGACCAATGCAGTAAGTACTGTTACAGGTTtaggtttttccatttatgttttgaggttggacatTAGCACGTAGGGCTCatcgattggtgtcacctcattagtcagtatgtgttacacctgtacTGGTTGCCATcttgttagtgggaaggtgtttcacctgtgctagCCCAGGtactatttaagagtggctggcccagtgctccagttgtcttgatggatgcggagggttaacacctttagtcGGCACTCCCTTTTTGTGTTCTATACAAACAATCCTTTATCGGATtttgtttgcttcctgtctttattaagtttggtgtgggtttttattttgtttgcaaaTTTAGTGGGCGCTCATGGTGGATGTCTTTaaggttccagttgttgttgctagtcaactttcagtggacaaccccatgagtgtctttcagaatccctcctaaaaccccacctgtttcattttggttgttgggcagtgactctttgttagttccccttctgtttgagtgaaatgttttactttagaACTTAACAGTACACTAAAATCCAAATTTTACAGAATATTACCAAAACAGGAGTTCCTCTCCAACTGATGTATGCTATATGGAGGCATTCGAGTAAAAGTGTAATTACGTACTAGAACAACAGTCTGAAGTCGCATTAGGCCTACTGGTGGTTGCAGTTTCTATATGCTTAGGCTACACCAGTTCTCTATGTTGCACAGTTTAGAATAAATACAATTCCAGTCAGAGAAAATCCCATAACAGAACGAAAATAGTCTTGGATAATAGGTTATAAACCAACAAGACACCAGGGCCTCTTCATAACAAAACTTACCAATTGAAAGTGCTGAAGTATGTCAAATATTTCTCAAACATTCTCTCCGTTGCGCAAGTTCAAAAGAATGCGTAATTACGCTCAATAATATGTTTGACGTGTAAGAATCTTGAGTTTAAACATTTATGGGTCTATTAATATTGTAAAGAACTGAAATATACTGTACCTTTGGTCTACAGTTTTATTTAAGGAGAAGTAAACTTTCATTGCACTTTAAACCTATGTTTTATTTTGTAAGGTAAACAAGTTCCTTTCAATCTTTTCAACATATWgtttttttgcaaaaaatgtcttAAATAAGTAGTAAATGCAAATAGACTTGAACTTTAATGATTTAAATGAGCTTGTTGATTACCAATTTATGTTGAATGGTTTTGAACAACTACATTTTTCCTAAACTATTCAATTAGGCTACATCAGACCCGCAAACATTTTCCATGGACTAAAGTTTTACGTTTTTACATCTTGACTTGGACCTATAGCAATGCATAAGACTGTCCATATTCTATACccaaagcatggtcaaatatatatatatttacttacTTTTGCAGACTGGGATCGCTGAGATGAGGAGAACAAGAAGCGCGAGGCTCGTGCTGCTGAACGTGTTCATTGCGCTGGTGCTGAGAACGCTCACGTAGCTCGCGCTgccgctctgagagactctggtttGGCACTGAGAAGTCTTCATCATTACCTGTCTCTGGTTGCTCTTGGTTTATGTTCTTGCCGATCTGTGATTTCTAATCTTTCACAGGAACAATTTTAAAGcacgaggtcaccccctctctaCATCAATGACACTACACTGCGTCATTAATTCCACGCGTGCATACACTAGGGCCTATCTAATTGATGAGTAAGGCTAGGAGGGAACGTCGTGCTATAACAGAAATAACATTCTGCCTGAACAAATAAACTAATAAGATATAAAACACAATATGTTTGacataatatctgaaaatattaTTAGTTTTACAATTATTTTATCGTATTGTCTAAATCCAGGCCTTTATAACACCAACCCGTCAATATAAGGAAATAGATATTGTAGCTTAATGAATTTATATCCTCATTGTCAATTAAATGGGTTCAGACATGACAAGAAAGTGACAAGAAGTAATGAAAACACGATATTAACGAACAAAACTTTACTATTTATGACCGTGGGAATTGAACAGTAGGCTATTCAGACCTACTGTTAAAATAAATATTCAGCTTATATGTTTTAAAAAACGACTTAAAATTTACTAGTGGTTCATTGGAATTCATCAACTCTGTTGGAGAAGAGAAAGGGTGTCTTTCTGGTATGTGGAAGATCCTCGAATGAGGCAGCACTAGTCCGGAAAGGGTATTATGGAGGCAGGAAATTGCATAATCAGGCGAGTGCCTTTATGTCAAGAGGTCCTATGAAACACCACGACTGCCTGGTATGTGACTGCTGTTTTTCCACCCCACTCATATAAGTAATGGAAGGGACATTTTACAGTCTTAATGTCTCAATGTAGTCTGGAATAGAAGATTTGAGGCCCCCAGCCTGCACAGCGGGTCAGCGAATCGAACTTTACCCCAAAATAGAACAATAAGAAGGCAGGCAGTAGAATATCAAACTTGATGTGGATAAACTAATACACATTAGCTCTCACGCACCACCACCCAAGGGTCACCAGGACAGAGTCATGTATTGTAGACTACTGTGAGAAGTTATGGTTGACCTGTATAAGACAACTTTATACAAACAAAAGCCTTATGAGAGAGCCTTGTGACATAATCAGGCAATGGATAGTATAGAAACAAAGCACACATTACTTCATACCAAGCTCAGGTTGACATTGTCATCTGAGACTTTTTAATTTATGTCCAGAGCAAGTGTAACTGTTATGTGTAGCCTGTTTCAGAATAAAAATACTGTTGTACAGTAAACCCATTAGAAAGATTAAACATCTGTTAAACTTCACTATTTATCAAAGTTGTACATAACAAATTAACACCATCACAGATTGGTTCAGCAACCACACAGATGCTGAGCCAGTCAACCATTTTATTCAACCCGTCAGTTCTCTGTTTCCATCTTCTCAAATATACTATTTAAGTAGCAGTAGTGTGACCCCAGTTCTCTCAAAGCCAGCCTTTTCTCAGTAAGTTCACACAATTAGACTACGGCAATGTGCATCTGTGTTCTTCAATTGACATCAATAAAACTGTAATCAAGTTTGTCATTACTATCTGTACTAAATGGTCAAAGGTCCATCATGTCAACATCAGTTAACCCATATTCTACGCCTGGTGTGTTGAATATGGCTTCAGCTGAATAGTATACTACACTGTTAAAATTAAGTGCTTTGTAACACTAAATCTagtggcagctcagttgccatCACCTTAAAGGAGCCAAAACCTTAACTtggctggagtattgaaacatgGTTGTGAGGGTATTGGGACAGATTTAAGGTGTACTGAAAAATTCATCCGGAGGTGTTCTGAAACATgacatggtgtgttgtaacatCACATAATCAAGAGTTGTGCAACTCTTGGAAACACTATTATGGTGTTAGAGTCCTGTGTAGAGCAGAATTAGATCCCTTCTCTTTTGGTGTCGTTTCCTCTCTAAAGCTTCTAAACACTATGATGGCTTTTCAAATCGTgtctagtgcagaattagatcccTTCTTCAGGAGTTTTCAAATACTGTAAATGGGAGTCCCTCCTCTTGTTGTATAATATTCCCTGCTCTTATATGGTGTGTTTATAAACTCatcaatttgatcatattactccagtgctagcctctggcttcctgttaaggcaagggatgatttcaaggttttactgctaacctacaaagcattacatgggcccgctcctacctatctttccgatttggtcctgccgtacatacctacacgtacgctacggtcacaagacgcaggcctcctaattgtccctagaatttctaagcaaacagctggaggcagggctttctcctatagagctccatttctatggaatgctctgcctatccatgtgagagacgcagactcggtctcaacctttaagtctttattgaagactcatctcttcagtaggtcctatgattgagtgtagtctgacccaggagtgtgaaggtgaacggaaaggcactggaacaatgaaccgcccttgctgtctcggcctggccggctcccctctcttcactgggattttctgcctcaaaccctattacaggggctgagtcactggcttactggtgctcttccatgccatcccaaggaggggtgcgtcacttgagtgggttgagtaactgacgtgatcttcctgtcctggttggcacccccccttgggttgtgccgtgggggagatcttcgtgggctatactcggccttgtctcaggatgttaAGTTGGTGGctggagatatccctctagtggtgtgggagttgtgccttggcaaagtgggtggggttatatcctgcctgtttggccctgtccgggggtatcgtatgtcaccagaataagaccctcaatatttattggaaaggagcaacAAGcgcatcaccttgcactttcaccaccctgtgaagttcatcataacttatttcatctgtagcctaacgttgtgtgggaggaccacacaacgtgtcatcgcgtgactccaagtttactttgataggatggttattatatcagtggcgcagtggtctaaggcactgcatcgcactaCAGGCTGgcgttcgatcccaggctgtgtcacaaccagccgtgacccAATTGGGTTAGGGAAGGCTTCCCTTGgctcatcatgctctagcgactccttgtggcgggccggcaCCTGCAAACTGACTTCGATTGTCAGTCAAATGTGTTTACTCTGGCACATtggtgcttccgggttaagcgagcagtgtgttaagaagcagcgcagcttggcgggtcatgtttctgaAGACACATGTCTTGACCTTCGCCTCACCTGAGCCCGTTTAGGAGTTGAAACGATGAGAAAATATCATAACTAGCAATTGGATATGatgaaattgaggagaaaaatggggcaatttttttttataaatgtgtttccactgacatttctcacataattcattttaccgacacaaaaagatcccaccttgtcttgcgtattttgttttgtgttgacatttggaaagtttaccaataaatgttctgtttccatcaggcctgtcatgacattttttatctgacatgtactttactgGAAACCTGGTTATTGAGTGAATTCCTTTTCTGTTTCCTtcttcaacctggtctcagagcattccGTATTCTGTATGCaaatccaagacactccattcggtatatgttacgtttcatatggtatgtattaatttgtggatgtccatcacccatttcatatgatatgttacgaattacaatttgtattttatGTTATAAATTTtctaaacgtacaatatgttacgaatttgcaaaacatatgacATGTTACGAGTTACAGTAGTAGGATCTCTTCTGGATGTTGGGGTCATAGTAGGCTAGAGAAATCTAATGCATATGCGTGTCATATGTAAAGCTAAACCACAACTCATCAATGCTATCCACATTAGCTCTATTGCATAAACATCTCAGGTGACTAATACAAAAATGTGTTGGATGATTCTCTAacctttatgtgtgtgttttcactgtTTCACTCCAGTTATACAGTAACTGATGCYCACGTGGGAACAATATCTGATACACACAATATGTTCAGCGCCATGGGGAAATATACCGCAAATatcaaatgaatgaataaatatgaGAAGATCCCTTACAAGAGGGTTATTGCTTGAGCTGTAATTGGTCACATTGATGATATAGTTGTTTAAAGGGAATACAGATTTGCATTTATAACTGATGAGGAAGAGGATAGAGATATTGAGGAagttgaataagaggcagttaaAGAAAATCAAGGACAAATATGAttaggatttatttatttattttcaaccaATGACTCTTAAAGATCTACCTTCCCCACTGGCATGTAGAAGCACTCAAAACAAAATATAATTCTGCAATCATTCAGCGCTCAAGCCCAGAATTCATATCTATAGAACGTGAATCAAAATGATAGCAATGGCCCACCTGAGTGTATTACACTGTAATACTTGGATATGCCATTACATTGTTAGAGCATCCATCCAAAAATGTCTCCTCTTTTTGGGTCCAGCTGTTCCATTATCTTTTACCATATTAACCTGAGACCGACCCTTAGCTCAAAGGCGTGGAGGAGTGCAGTAATGAACCACTACTATTTCCTGTCAGTGTTTACACTTGACTCATCCACACCCTTCTGCACTTCCTACGCTAATCTGTAactgtctctctctaactcaaACTCCCTCCTCCTTGCTTGATTACTGTAAGATGGGTTCATCTGTGGAGGTCATTGTGATTGTCATTTTCCTGATTAGTATTACTACCAAATAGTAGCTCATGAAATGCGAAACACAATGGCTGTATCTGAAGACAGTACTAGTTCCAGGGGAGGAGCCTTTGATCCTCTTGTCCAATGCGCTTTGAAAGGGGGTGAGGAATTGGAGGAAACAAGTATAggaggaagcaaggatttgaTGACTAGATGCAGCTTTTGTGACTCATTAGTACTCGGGGAGATCTCACTTCTCAAGAGTCTTAACTACATTCcccaataaacatacagtaccactCAGCGGCACAAATTGGGTACGATGAGCATAGCCTTCTTTACACTGTATGTGGTTGTGATATGTACAGTTTTTGTTTCCTTCCAAACCTGACTGCTAAAACCTCTTGTTCATCAATGAAACAGATGCCTTTGGCTGAAATGTGGTGAAATGTCACAACCTTTTGCGAGTTCTAGATCACGCTGCAGTCTGAGTTTGGAGATGGGTAGGAGGTCTAGATTGGCATTTGTATGCCCAGCTCTAATTGGCTTGTTTGAGACGGGACCAGAGGtattgtgggaaggttgcttTCTCTGTGACATATCACTGGAGTAATTACATTTAGCCATGCTCACCTCAACTTCTCTGATCATAACACTGTTTACCTTAGTACTGTTGAGCCTGTAGAGAAAGTGTCATGGGGTGAATCAATATATTTCCTATCCAGACATGTTGCTTATATAAGCCTAGCATACATCATGTCTATAAAGGTGATTTTCAATTCAAAGAAAAAACGTCCtctatcattttatttatttaggatGATTTTGGATGGAGATTGTTCCATTCTCAAATAATTTTTCCTGCCCTATTGTTTACAAACTGCCCAGAAAAATCACTCACAGACATGTGTTGTCTTCctataaataaatatgattaaCCTTATCAATATGGCAAGTCACTGACAATATTGCATTTCTTGGGGAAATCAATGATTAGAAAACAGCTGTACACAGCTCATATACCAGTGTCCTGTGAGTGTCTACAATTATCCTGTGTTTTTCCATCTTTAGTGAGCTGTGGAAAAGCCCCTCTGGAAGCAGTAAATACTGATGTGCAACAATGATAATATAGCGCTCGTTGTGTCTCTGAGAGGAGAAGGCTGTTATCAAGATCCATTTGTCTGGTGAGGAATCTCAATAGAGCGAAGCGAAGACCGGTTGACACTATCATAGAATATGACTGAATATTGTCACTCTAATAAGATATCCACACTAGTTCATGTCATATAAATTAAATCACACATTCTAGTTCTGTGGTTTATCCTTTACCCACTGATCTCAATTTGCTAGTTCATCCTACTAACAAGAATGTATACTATACCCTAAATATTATTTTAGCTGTAAGGTTTTCCATCTAGGTAATTCGTGACTCCATGATAGAGAAATCCATGCGCTTGAAATCATGGTCAGACTAATATACTTTACCTTGGTCTCACTTTACATAATgagtaattatattattataacaaTAATGGTCGGCAGAGCAGCAAAAGTAGCATGCATGTTTTTCAACCCTCAGTCAGGTCAAAAACTGACCACACGAATGTAATTCTGAACATTGAACAGAGTGTTTTGGACCACAAACAAACCCTTACAGAACATTTTGTTTGAGAAGCAACACATTTCTATATAAACGAGGAGAGGAGTTAAAAGTCCTCTATTATATCTGCCAGAGCACACTACAGAATGTGAAGTGGAGATTAATATAATCAACAAAATCTTAAATCACCTGCTAAGGCCACAGGCACCAATGGTAATTACACTTGCTTTCATATTgtgtaattattttttaaatcagattcCATGCTCAACTAATTGCTTATCATCATCTTTTTGTATTCAACCACCTATCATCACAACCGTTGAGCTATactcatccaggacctctatatcaggtggggTGAAAGGAAGGTCCGGAAAATCGTTAAAAA
This window of the Salvelinus sp. IW2-2015 linkage group LG16, ASM291031v2, whole genome shotgun sequence genome carries:
- the LOC111975848 gene encoding neuromedin-U-like isoform X3, which gives rise to MMKTSQCQTRVSQSGSASYVSVLSTSAMNTFSSTSLALLVLLISAIPVCKSVPIQQQRANIYQNQLLNRLEDVCSSYFSADLPFRDMKVRDNPSKRFLFHYAKQQGAGLTEGASPVMHPLLQLVPQLNTRRERGEEFVVRDDLQGPEGIQSRGYFLYRPRNGRRSLEFD
- the LOC111975848 gene encoding neuromedin-U-like isoform X4, producing the protein MMKTSQCQTRVSQSGSASYVSVLSTSAMNTFSSTSLALLVLLISAIPVCKSVPIQQQRANIYQNQLLNRLEDVCSSYFSADLPFRDMKVRDNPSKRSPVMHPLLQLVPQLNTRRERGEEFVVRDDLQGPEGIQSRGYFLYRPRNGRRSLEFD
- the LOC111975848 gene encoding neuromedin-U-like isoform X1, whose protein sequence is MMKTSQCQTRVSQSGSASYVSVLSTSAMNTFSSTSLALLVLLISAIPVCKSVPIQQQRANIYQNQLLNRLEDVCSSYFSADLPFRTPDVLGELCVLILEQKSKDMKVRDNPSKRFLFHYAKQQGAGLTEGASPVMHPLLQLVPQLNTRRERGEEFVVRDDLQGPEGIQSRGYFLYRPRNGRRSLEFD
- the LOC111975848 gene encoding neuromedin-U-like isoform X2, translated to MMKTSQCQTRVSQSGSASYVSVLSTSAMNTFSSTSLALLVLLISAIPVCKSVPIQQQRANIYQNQLLNRLEDVCSSYFSADLPFRTPDVLGELCVLILEQKSKDMKVRDNPSKRSPVMHPLLQLVPQLNTRRERGEEFVVRDDLQGPEGIQSRGYFLYRPRNGRRSLEFD